One Buteo buteo chromosome 4, bButBut1.hap1.1, whole genome shotgun sequence DNA segment encodes these proteins:
- the KCNIP2 gene encoding A-type potassium channel modulatory protein KCNIP2 isoform X1, with the protein MRSKGRKESLSDSRDLDGSYDQLTGNPPGQTKKALKQRFLKLLPCCRPKSIPSLSESKTVLASAALSSPGFLADSVEDEFELSTVCHRPEGLEQLQEQTKFTRKELQVLYRGFKNECPSGIVNEENFKQIYSQFFPQGDSSTYATFLFNAFDTDHDGSVSFEDFVSGLSIILRGTIDDRLNWAFNLYDLNKDGCITKEEMLDIMKSIYDMMGKYTYPAMREEAPREHVENFFQKMDRNKDGVVTIEEFLESCQKDENIMRSMQLFDNVI; encoded by the exons gCAACCCGCCAGGCCAAACTAAAAAAGCGCTGAAGCAGCGATTCCTCAAACTGCTGCCCTGCTGCCGGCCCAAATCCATCCCCTCGCTCAGCGAAAGCAA gacagtGCTGGCCTCAGCCGCCCTCTCTTCCCCTGGGTTCCTTGCAGACAGCGTTGAGGATGAGTTTGAGCTTTCCACCGTCTGCCATCGCCCcgaggggctggagcagctccagGAGCAGACCAAGTTCACCCGCAAAGAGCTGCAGGTCCTGTACCGAGGCTTCAAGAAC GAGTGCCCAAGCGGCATCGTCAATGAAGAAAACTTCAAGCAGATCTACTCACAGTTCTTCCCACAGGGAG ACTCCAGCACGTATGCCACCTTCCTCTTCAACGCCTTTGACACCGACCACGATGGCTCCGTCAGctttgag GACTTTGTGTCTGGACTGTCCATCATCCTGCGGGGCACCATTGACGATCGCCTGAACTGGGCCTTTAACCTCTATGACCTGAACAAAGACGGCTGCATCACCAAagag GAAATGCTGGACATCATGAAGTCCATCTACGACATGATGGGCAAATACACCTACCCGGCCATGCGGGAGGAAGCACCCCGGGAGCATGTGGAGAACTTCTTCCAG AAAATGGACCGAAACAAGGACGGTGTGGTGACAATCGAGGAGTTCCTGGAGTCCTGCCAGAAG GATGAGAACATCATGCGGTCCATGCAGCTCTTCGACAATGTGATTTAG